One Mesorhizobium loti genomic window carries:
- a CDS encoding glutamyl-Q tRNA(Asp) synthetase yields the protein MTLLTFRFAPSPNGELHLGHAYSALLNQKLAKASGGRLLLRIEDIDTTRCTPQFEAGVLADLKWLGLGWEEPVRRQSEHFAEYGAVLDRLIQEELVYPAFMSRSEIRAFIADSEKRGRDWPRDPDGVPLYPPSDKALSVSERKRRIADHEPFAWRLDVDAAMARVGRDLAWTEFTDETLSATRSVEARPQDWGDVIVARRDIPTSYHLAVVMDDALQGVSHIVRGQDLFSATGVQRLLQELLGLPQPAYFHHRLILGPDGRKLSKSLGDTGLAKLGGAGASPDDIRRMVGL from the coding sequence ATGACGCTCCTGACATTCCGCTTCGCGCCTAGCCCCAACGGCGAACTGCATCTCGGCCACGCCTATTCGGCGCTGCTCAACCAGAAGCTGGCAAAGGCCAGTGGCGGCCGCCTGCTGCTGCGCATCGAGGATATCGACACCACGCGCTGCACGCCGCAATTCGAGGCGGGCGTGCTTGCCGATCTGAAATGGCTGGGGCTCGGCTGGGAGGAGCCGGTGCGCCGCCAGTCCGAGCATTTCGCCGAGTACGGGGCGGTGCTCGACCGGTTGATCCAAGAAGAACTCGTCTATCCCGCCTTCATGAGCCGTAGCGAGATCAGGGCCTTCATCGCCGACAGCGAAAAGCGCGGGCGCGACTGGCCGCGCGATCCCGATGGCGTGCCGCTCTACCCTCCGTCCGACAAGGCGTTGAGCGTGAGCGAGCGCAAGCGGCGCATCGCTGACCACGAGCCCTTCGCCTGGCGGCTGGATGTCGATGCCGCCATGGCGCGTGTCGGCAGAGACCTCGCATGGACCGAGTTCACCGATGAGACGCTGTCCGCGACCCGTTCGGTCGAAGCGCGCCCGCAGGACTGGGGCGACGTGATCGTGGCGCGCCGCGACATCCCGACCAGCTACCACCTCGCCGTCGTCATGGACGACGCGCTGCAAGGCGTCAGCCATATCGTGCGCGGACAGGACCTGTTTTCCGCCACCGGCGTGCAGCGCCTGCTGCAGGAACTGCTTGGGCTGCCGCAACCCGCCTATTTCCACCATCGGCTTATCCTCGGACCGGACGGGCGAAAGCTATCGAAGAGCCTTGGCGACACCGGCCTTGCCAAGCTGGGCGGGGCCGGCGCTAGCCCCGACGATATCAGGCGAATGGTCGGACTTTGA
- a CDS encoding EamA-like transporter family, whose protein sequence is MHSIKRFIPATFVVLWATGFIGARYAMPWAEPFTFLAARFVIAAILLAVLMPVLGSKRATRKEALHATGAGVLMHGVYLGAVFWAIHRGMPAGFSALIVGLQPLITAVLAGKFLGEAILPRHWLGLGIGLIGIVIVLWPKLGALGGGVTAATLTASLVSVLGMSAGTIWQKRFASGGDLVAATMWQYVGGAALMILAALAFETHTVIINGELIFAMAWLVLVLSLGAIFLLMVMIRDGEMSKVASLFYLVPAVTAIIAWALFDEQLNALQIVGMAITTFGVGLATARQAKGRAVGLGTEELRN, encoded by the coding sequence ATGCACAGCATCAAGCGGTTCATCCCCGCCACCTTCGTCGTCCTGTGGGCGACCGGCTTCATCGGCGCGCGCTACGCCATGCCGTGGGCGGAGCCGTTCACCTTCCTCGCCGCCCGTTTCGTCATTGCGGCCATCCTGCTGGCTGTGCTGATGCCCGTCCTAGGCTCGAAACGAGCCACCCGAAAGGAAGCGCTGCACGCCACCGGCGCCGGCGTGCTGATGCATGGCGTCTATCTCGGCGCCGTCTTCTGGGCCATCCACAGGGGCATGCCGGCCGGGTTTTCGGCCCTGATCGTCGGCCTGCAACCGCTGATCACGGCCGTCCTGGCCGGCAAGTTCCTGGGCGAGGCCATCCTGCCGCGCCACTGGCTTGGCCTCGGCATCGGCCTGATCGGCATCGTCATCGTGCTGTGGCCAAAGCTTGGCGCGCTGGGCGGCGGCGTGACCGCGGCGACGCTGACCGCCTCGCTGGTCTCGGTGCTCGGCATGAGCGCCGGCACGATCTGGCAAAAGCGCTTTGCTTCCGGCGGCGACCTGGTGGCGGCGACCATGTGGCAATATGTCGGCGGCGCCGCGCTGATGATCCTGGCCGCGCTCGCCTTCGAAACACACACCGTCATCATCAACGGCGAACTGATCTTCGCCATGGCCTGGCTGGTGCTGGTGCTGTCGCTCGGCGCCATCTTCCTTTTGATGGTGATGATCCGCGACGGCGAAATGTCGAAAGTCGCCTCGCTGTTCTACCTGGTGCCGGCGGTGACGGCGATCATCGCCTGGGCGCTGTTCGACGAACAGCTCAACGCGCTGCAGATCGTCGGCATGGCGATCACCACCTTCGGCGTCGGCCTGGCGACGGCGCGGCAGGCCAAGGGGAGAGCTGTGGGGCTGGGAACTGAGGAACTGAGGAACTGA
- a CDS encoding ribonuclease BN produces the protein MLRNIVALRRVLYDALGHFNTDDGWAMASHLAITSLMALFPFLIFATTLGSFLGAQAFADTAVHLVFDTWPDQIAKPIAHEVLNVLTVRRTDLLTYGVLLAAYFASNGIEALRTSLNRAYRVTETRGIIYRRVQSIFFVLIATAGFLAISVLLVFAPLLARLAEAHFEWIKPYTGTITLWRYVIASAVIIGGLFAVHYWLPAGKRRFVSLVPGIVFTLAAWLIGSTMFATYLDHFSSYVTTYAGLASIMIAVVFLYIVSAIFILGGELNAAISRYLEARARVG, from the coding sequence TTGCTGCGGAATATTGTCGCCCTGCGCCGCGTGCTCTACGACGCGCTCGGTCATTTCAACACCGATGACGGCTGGGCGATGGCCAGCCATCTGGCGATCACCTCGCTGATGGCGCTGTTTCCGTTCCTGATCTTCGCCACGACGCTGGGCAGCTTCCTCGGCGCCCAGGCCTTTGCCGACACGGCCGTGCACCTGGTCTTCGACACCTGGCCGGATCAGATCGCCAAGCCGATCGCGCATGAGGTGCTGAACGTGCTGACCGTCCGGCGCACCGATCTGTTGACCTATGGCGTGCTACTTGCCGCCTACTTTGCCTCGAACGGCATAGAGGCGCTGCGCACGTCGCTCAACCGCGCCTATCGCGTCACGGAGACGCGCGGCATCATCTATCGCCGGGTGCAGAGCATCTTCTTCGTGCTGATCGCGACGGCCGGGTTCCTGGCGATCAGTGTGCTTCTGGTGTTCGCACCCTTGCTGGCGCGGCTGGCGGAAGCGCATTTCGAATGGATCAAGCCCTATACCGGCACGATCACGCTGTGGCGTTACGTCATTGCCTCAGCCGTCATCATCGGCGGGCTGTTTGCCGTGCATTACTGGCTACCTGCCGGCAAGCGCCGCTTCGTCTCGCTGGTGCCCGGCATCGTCTTCACGCTGGCGGCATGGCTCATCGGTTCGACGATGTTTGCCACCTATCTCGACCATTTCTCGTCCTATGTGACGACTTATGCTGGTCTCGCCTCGATCATGATCGCGGTGGTTTTCCTCTACATCGTCTCGGCGATCTTCATCCTTGGGGGCGAGCTCAACGCTGCCATCAGCCGTTATCTGGAGGCGCGGGCGCGGGTTGGATGA
- a CDS encoding short chain dehydrogenase — MRQMATLSQTTNSPATELRTIIITGASSGIGAYCARALKAEGWRVFATARKPEDIAALETDGIEAFYLDYSEPDSIAALVTSVLERTGGRLDALFNNGAYAQAGAVEDLSVAALKEQFEVNFFGWHDLTSRLVPVMRRQRQGRLVHCSSILGLVPVRFRGAYSASKHALEALMLCQRQELEGSGVHVSLIEPGPVKSKIASNGLPWFLKNIDIENSVHSADYAVQLERLRAGGSQSALKPGPEVVHKVLRHALLSRRPRPHYVVTLPARIGAALKRILPASMLYRLMAKRA, encoded by the coding sequence ATGCGGCAAATGGCAACCCTGAGTCAAACCACGAATTCTCCAGCGACCGAGTTGCGCACCATCATCATCACCGGTGCGTCCTCAGGCATAGGCGCCTATTGCGCGCGAGCGCTGAAGGCCGAGGGCTGGCGCGTGTTCGCCACGGCGCGCAAGCCGGAAGACATCGCCGCCCTCGAAACGGACGGCATCGAGGCTTTTTATCTCGACTATAGCGAACCGGACTCGATCGCCGCTTTGGTGACTTCAGTGCTCGAGCGCACGGGCGGAAGGCTGGACGCGCTCTTCAACAACGGCGCCTACGCCCAGGCCGGCGCCGTCGAAGACCTGTCGGTAGCAGCGCTCAAGGAGCAGTTCGAGGTCAATTTCTTCGGTTGGCATGATTTGACCAGCCGTCTCGTGCCGGTGATGCGCCGCCAGCGCCAAGGCCGCCTCGTCCATTGCTCATCGATCCTTGGCCTCGTGCCGGTACGCTTTCGTGGTGCCTATTCGGCATCCAAACATGCACTCGAAGCGCTGATGCTCTGTCAGCGCCAGGAATTGGAAGGCAGCGGCGTCCATGTTTCGCTGATCGAACCGGGGCCGGTGAAATCGAAGATCGCCAGCAATGGCCTGCCCTGGTTCCTGAAAAACATCGACATCGAGAATTCCGTGCACAGCGCCGACTATGCCGTGCAGCTGGAGCGGCTGCGCGCCGGCGGCAGCCAGTCGGCGCTGAAGCCTGGGCCGGAAGTGGTCCATAAGGTTCTGCGCCATGCACTTCTGTCGCGGCGCCCGCGCCCGCACTATGTGGTAACGCTGCCGGCCAGGATCGGCGCGGCGCTCAAACGCATTCTGCCGGCATCGATGCTCTACCGCCTGATGGCCAAACGCGCCTGA
- a CDS encoding Hypoxia induced protein conserved region, with amino-acid sequence MATVFNILAILVMAAVAIVLIRGLINMMRGGSGVTSNKLMQARVMLQAVALVLILLAVYFTRK; translated from the coding sequence ATGGCAACCGTCTTCAACATCCTCGCCATTCTGGTTATGGCCGCCGTGGCGATCGTGCTGATCCGAGGCCTTATCAACATGATGCGCGGCGGTTCCGGCGTCACCTCGAACAAGCTGATGCAGGCACGTGTCATGCTGCAGGCCGTGGCGCTGGTGCTGATTCTGCTGGCGGTGTATTTCACCCGCAAGTGA
- a CDS encoding ATP:cob(I)alamin adenosyltransferase: MVKLNKIYTRTGDDGTTGLGTGERRLKSDLRVDAYGTVDEANACIGMARVHTAQTHPAIDAMLSRIQNDLFDLGADLAVPDDGKPLGYEPLRIVATQTDRVEKDIDLLNKDLQPLKSFVLNGGTPAAAALHLARTVARRAERLMVALAQDPSEHVNRDGLKYINRVSDFLFVAARAVNDNGNADVLWVPGKNR, translated from the coding sequence GTGGTCAAGCTCAACAAGATCTACACCCGCACCGGCGACGACGGCACCACGGGTCTCGGCACCGGTGAGCGGCGGCTGAAATCCGATCTGCGGGTCGATGCCTACGGCACGGTCGACGAGGCCAACGCCTGCATCGGCATGGCACGCGTGCACACGGCGCAGACCCACCCGGCGATCGATGCCATGCTGTCGCGCATCCAGAACGATCTCTTCGACCTTGGCGCCGATCTGGCCGTGCCTGACGACGGCAAGCCGCTTGGCTATGAGCCGCTGCGCATCGTGGCCACGCAGACCGATCGCGTCGAAAAGGACATCGACCTTCTCAACAAGGATCTGCAGCCGCTCAAATCCTTTGTGCTCAACGGCGGCACGCCGGCGGCGGCGGCGCTTCACCTCGCCCGCACCGTGGCGCGGCGGGCCGAACGGCTGATGGTGGCGCTGGCTCAAGACCCGAGCGAGCACGTCAACCGCGATGGGCTGAAATACATCAACCGCGTCTCGGATTTCCTGTTTGTCGCCGCCCGGGCGGTCAATGACAATGGAAATGCCGACGTGCTATGGGTTCCCGGCAAGAACCGCTGA
- a CDS encoding rhomboid family protein: MFIPLYDTNRLRHIRLQYVTIGLIVANALVYCATALGGENFTNAAVLGLGFIPSVVHNTAELDPRFIIIPESLSYLTYSFLHADIFHLGGNMLFLWVFGDNVEDALGHTRYLIFYLLCAIAGAAFQGLVAWNSQVPLIGASGAIAGVVVAYLILYPRVKVWVLAFARIPLRIPAFIPLILWVLFQVFMFAAGGEDQISWACHIGGIIAGAVLVLVLRSRGVPLFAGADEDTVVPTSDQPPVAAEPAAPEAPATTTRWGRGNPSGLN, from the coding sequence ATGTTCATCCCGCTTTACGACACCAACAGGCTGCGCCACATCCGCCTGCAATATGTGACGATCGGCCTGATCGTGGCCAATGCGCTGGTCTATTGCGCCACGGCACTGGGCGGCGAGAACTTCACCAATGCCGCCGTGCTTGGCCTCGGCTTTATTCCGTCGGTCGTTCACAACACGGCCGAGCTTGATCCTCGGTTCATCATCATTCCGGAAAGCCTGAGCTACCTCACCTATTCGTTCCTGCATGCCGATATCTTCCACCTTGGCGGCAACATGCTGTTCCTGTGGGTGTTCGGCGACAATGTCGAGGACGCGCTCGGCCACACCCGCTACCTGATCTTCTACCTTCTGTGCGCCATCGCCGGCGCCGCCTTCCAGGGCCTCGTCGCCTGGAATTCGCAGGTGCCACTGATCGGCGCCTCCGGCGCCATCGCCGGCGTGGTCGTCGCCTACCTGATCCTCTATCCCAGGGTGAAGGTCTGGGTGCTTGCCTTTGCCCGCATACCACTGCGCATTCCGGCCTTCATCCCGCTTATCCTGTGGGTGCTGTTCCAGGTCTTCATGTTCGCCGCTGGTGGCGAGGACCAGATTTCCTGGGCCTGCCACATCGGCGGCATCATTGCCGGTGCCGTGCTGGTGCTGGTCCTCCGCAGCCGCGGCGTGCCGCTTTTTGCCGGTGCCGACGAGGATACGGTGGTTCCCACATCAGACCAGCCGCCGGTTGCCGCCGAACCAGCGGCGCCTGAAGCGCCGGCCACCACGACGCGCTGGGGCCGGGGAAACCCTTCTGGCCTAAACTGA
- a CDS encoding electron transfer flavoprotein subunit beta has translation MKILVPVKRVVDANVKVRVKADGSAVELANVKMAMNPFDEIAVEEAIRLKEAGKAEEIIVVSIGPQQAQETLRTALAMGADRAILVKTDEQTEPLGVAKVLKGVVDAEQPGLVILGKQAIDDDSNQTGQMLAALLGWAQGTFASKVVLDGDKAKVTREVDGGLQTVELKMPAIITADLRLNQPRYASLPNIMKAKKKQLDEKSPADYGADVKPRLKVIKTEEPGGRKAGVKVKSVAELVDKLKNEAGVL, from the coding sequence ATGAAGATCCTTGTGCCCGTGAAGCGGGTTGTGGATGCGAACGTCAAGGTTCGCGTGAAGGCTGATGGTTCGGCGGTGGAACTGGCCAACGTCAAGATGGCGATGAACCCGTTCGACGAGATTGCGGTGGAAGAGGCGATCCGGCTGAAGGAAGCCGGCAAGGCCGAGGAAATCATAGTCGTCTCGATCGGCCCACAGCAGGCGCAGGAGACCTTGCGCACCGCGCTCGCCATGGGCGCCGACCGCGCTATCCTGGTCAAGACCGACGAACAGACCGAGCCGCTCGGCGTCGCCAAGGTGCTGAAGGGTGTCGTCGACGCCGAACAGCCCGGCCTCGTCATCCTTGGCAAGCAGGCGATCGACGACGACTCGAACCAGACCGGCCAGATGCTGGCGGCCCTGCTCGGCTGGGCGCAAGGCACCTTCGCCTCCAAGGTGGTGCTCGACGGCGACAAGGCCAAGGTGACCCGCGAAGTCGACGGCGGCCTGCAGACGGTGGAACTGAAGATGCCGGCGATCATCACCGCCGATCTTCGCCTCAACCAGCCGCGCTATGCCTCGCTGCCCAACATCATGAAGGCCAAGAAGAAGCAGCTCGACGAAAAGAGCCCGGCCGACTACGGCGCCGACGTCAAGCCGCGCCTCAAGGTCATCAAGACCGAGGAGCCGGGTGGCCGCAAGGCAGGCGTCAAGGTCAAGAGTGTCGCCGAACTGGTCGACAAGCTCAAGAACGAAGCCGGCGTGCTCTGA
- a CDS encoding electron transfer flavoprotein subunit alpha yields MTILLIAEHDNASLSDQTAKALSAALQIGSDVHVLVAGKGAKGAADAAAKLKGVSKVLLAEADELAERLAEPTAALVVSLAGGYDTIIAPATSSGKNVAPRVAALLDVAQVSEIIEVVSPDTFKRPIYAGNAIQTVQSTDAKKVITVRTASFQAAPEGGSAAVETVKAAANPGLSSFVENKLSETDRPELTSAKIIISGGRALGSSEKFQEVILPVADKLGAAVGASRAAVDAGYAPNDWQVGQTGKVVAPDLYIAVGISGAIQHLAGMKDSKVIVAINKDEEAPIFQVADYGLVGDLFVILPELQKAL; encoded by the coding sequence ATGACCATTCTCCTCATCGCAGAACACGACAACGCCAGCCTTTCCGACCAGACCGCCAAGGCGCTTTCGGCCGCCCTGCAGATCGGTTCGGACGTGCATGTGCTGGTCGCCGGCAAGGGCGCCAAGGGTGCGGCCGACGCCGCAGCCAAGCTCAAGGGCGTCAGCAAGGTGCTGCTCGCCGAAGCCGACGAGCTCGCCGAGCGCCTCGCAGAACCGACGGCCGCACTCGTCGTGTCGCTGGCCGGCGGTTACGACACCATCATCGCCCCCGCGACCTCGTCGGGCAAGAACGTCGCGCCGCGCGTCGCGGCCCTGCTCGATGTCGCGCAGGTCTCCGAGATCATCGAAGTGGTCTCGCCGGATACGTTCAAGCGCCCGATCTATGCCGGCAACGCCATCCAGACCGTGCAGTCGACCGACGCCAAGAAGGTCATCACCGTGCGGACGGCTTCCTTCCAGGCAGCGCCCGAGGGCGGCTCGGCCGCGGTCGAGACCGTCAAGGCGGCGGCCAATCCCGGCCTCTCCTCCTTCGTCGAGAACAAGCTGTCCGAGACCGACCGTCCGGAATTGACCTCGGCCAAGATCATCATCTCGGGCGGCCGCGCGCTCGGCTCCTCGGAAAAATTCCAGGAGGTCATCCTGCCGGTCGCCGACAAGCTCGGTGCCGCCGTTGGCGCGTCCCGCGCCGCAGTCGATGCCGGCTATGCGCCGAACGACTGGCAGGTCGGCCAGACCGGCAAGGTCGTCGCTCCGGATCTCTACATCGCGGTCGGCATCTCCGGCGCCATCCAGCACCTCGCCGGCATGAAGGATTCCAAGGTTATCGTCGCCATCAACAAGGACGAAGAGGCGCCGATCTTCCAGGTTGCCGACTACGGCCTCGTCGGCGATCTCTTCGTCATTCTGCCGGAGTTGCAGAAGGCGCTTTGA
- a CDS encoding 3-hydroxybutyryl-CoA dehydrogenase, whose protein sequence is MSKIETIGIIGAGQMGGGIAHVSALSGYKVLIYDISPDRIEKGIATISGNMARQVGSGKLDEKLRNQAMARIASAPAMADLAGADLVIEAATEDETVKRKIYAQLCPQLNPEAILATNTSSISITRLAAQTDRPERFIGIHFMNPVPLMKLVELVRGIATEDQTFEAAKTYVKQLDKTITVSEDFPAFIVNRILLPMINEAIYTLYEGVGSVDAIDTAMRLGANHPMGPLQLADFIGLDTCLSIMQVLHDGLSDSKYRPCPLLVKYVEAGWLGRKAGRGFYDYRGEHPVPTR, encoded by the coding sequence ATGAGCAAGATCGAGACGATCGGCATCATCGGCGCAGGCCAGATGGGCGGGGGTATCGCCCATGTCTCCGCGCTATCGGGCTACAAGGTGCTGATCTACGATATTTCGCCCGACCGCATTGAAAAGGGCATTGCCACCATCAGCGGCAACATGGCCCGCCAGGTGGGCTCCGGCAAGCTCGACGAGAAGCTGCGCAACCAGGCGATGGCGCGCATTGCCTCGGCACCGGCGATGGCCGATCTCGCCGGCGCCGATCTGGTGATCGAGGCGGCAACCGAAGACGAGACGGTCAAGCGCAAGATCTACGCCCAGCTCTGTCCGCAGCTCAACCCCGAAGCCATACTGGCGACCAACACCTCATCGATCTCGATCACGCGGCTTGCGGCACAGACCGACCGGCCGGAGCGCTTCATCGGCATACATTTCATGAACCCGGTGCCGCTGATGAAGCTGGTCGAACTGGTGCGCGGCATCGCCACCGAGGACCAGACCTTCGAAGCAGCGAAGACCTATGTGAAGCAGCTCGACAAGACGATCACGGTCTCGGAGGATTTCCCGGCCTTCATCGTCAACCGCATCCTGTTGCCGATGATCAACGAGGCGATCTACACGCTCTATGAGGGTGTCGGCTCGGTCGATGCCATCGACACGGCCATGCGGCTGGGCGCCAATCATCCGATGGGACCGCTGCAGCTGGCCGACTTCATCGGTCTCGACACCTGCCTGTCGATCATGCAGGTGCTGCATGACGGCCTGTCGGATTCGAAGTACCGCCCCTGCCCGCTGCTGGTCAAATATGTCGAGGCCGGCTGGCTCGGCCGCAAGGCCGGGCGCGGTTTTTACGACTATCGCGGCGAGCACCCCGTTCCGACGCGCTGA
- a CDS encoding PAS/PAC sensor-containing diguanylate cyclase, translated as MAGLAVAVASVVPQRLDLGAEALRLCLQISVAIAGGALFLAGLFVIRISDDRRQIAQSEQRFRQAMQDSAIGIAIVGLNGRILETNPAFASMLGYNREEIEALTFFQITHPDDLHIGRETMEGIKAGTVNAFQFEKRYLKKDGTAVWAHLAGSVIRDEKSGRPLYLVSQIEDIDARKQAEARIAEAETRWNFALAGAGQGVWDLDVRKGGTTYSSTWVKMLGYADGELDGDPDRWLTMIHPDDRETVAEADREHLAGKTEFFEAEFRMRHKDGRWVWILDRGKAIERDGDGRLIRAIGSLTDITRRKEAEERLTLSAAMLADEKERLRVTLQSIGDAVICTDAANRVTFMNPVAEKLTGVSGEAALGKTLGHVYWAVDEETGHRIGVTRPAIGAEAPSDQNSRAVLIRRDDTRCSIRQVVSPIMNERNEFCGLVIVFQDFTDARALQRQLAHAAAHDALTGLANRSSFIRTMEGLVDQARKDGTAAGSGHQFMFIDLDHFKLVNDTGGHAAGDALLKRVAEAVRGVLGPEDIVARLGGDEFAVILKSGSTAGARIAARSIIDAIAGLNFTWDGRPHAIGASIGLAAINGHCGEADEIIARADAACYAAKAAGRGCVSVAPDDRLTDDKPEPFAAAS; from the coding sequence GTGGCCGGCCTCGCCGTCGCGGTGGCCTCGGTCGTGCCGCAGCGGCTGGACCTTGGCGCCGAGGCACTCAGACTTTGTCTTCAGATATCGGTCGCCATTGCGGGCGGCGCGCTTTTCCTCGCCGGGCTGTTTGTCATTCGCATCTCCGACGACAGGCGGCAGATCGCGCAGAGCGAGCAGCGCTTCCGCCAGGCCATGCAGGATTCGGCGATCGGCATCGCCATTGTCGGGCTGAACGGGCGTATTCTGGAAACCAATCCGGCCTTCGCCTCAATGCTTGGCTACAACCGCGAAGAGATCGAGGCGCTGACCTTTTTCCAGATCACCCATCCTGACGACCTGCATATCGGGCGGGAAACCATGGAAGGCATCAAAGCGGGCACGGTCAACGCCTTCCAGTTCGAAAAGCGTTACCTCAAGAAGGACGGCACAGCTGTCTGGGCGCATCTCGCCGGTTCCGTCATTCGTGACGAGAAAAGCGGGCGCCCGCTCTATCTCGTCTCGCAGATCGAGGACATCGACGCGCGCAAGCAAGCCGAGGCGCGCATCGCGGAGGCCGAAACGCGCTGGAATTTCGCGCTCGCCGGCGCCGGCCAGGGCGTGTGGGATCTCGACGTGCGCAAAGGCGGCACGACCTATTCCTCGACCTGGGTCAAGATGCTGGGTTATGCGGATGGCGAACTCGACGGCGATCCGGATCGCTGGCTGACCATGATCCATCCCGACGACCGCGAGACTGTCGCCGAGGCGGATCGCGAGCATCTCGCCGGCAAGACGGAGTTTTTCGAGGCCGAGTTCAGGATGCGCCACAAGGATGGCCGCTGGGTCTGGATCCTCGACCGTGGCAAGGCCATCGAGCGCGACGGGGACGGGCGCCTGATCAGGGCCATCGGGAGCCTGACCGACATCACCCGGCGCAAGGAGGCCGAAGAGCGCCTGACCCTGTCGGCGGCAATGCTGGCCGACGAGAAGGAGCGCCTCCGGGTGACGCTGCAGTCGATCGGCGATGCCGTCATCTGCACCGATGCGGCCAACCGCGTCACCTTCATGAACCCGGTTGCCGAGAAGCTGACCGGCGTTTCCGGGGAAGCGGCTCTCGGCAAGACGCTCGGTCATGTCTATTGGGCGGTCGACGAGGAGACAGGTCACAGGATCGGCGTGACACGGCCCGCGATCGGCGCGGAGGCGCCTTCCGACCAGAACAGCCGCGCCGTGCTGATCCGCCGCGATGACACGCGCTGCAGCATCCGCCAGGTCGTGTCGCCGATCATGAACGAGCGCAACGAATTCTGCGGGCTGGTCATCGTCTTCCAGGACTTCACCGATGCGCGCGCCCTGCAGCGCCAGCTTGCCCATGCCGCCGCGCATGATGCGCTGACCGGCCTTGCCAATCGCTCGAGCTTCATCCGCACCATGGAGGGATTGGTCGATCAGGCGCGCAAGGACGGCACGGCGGCCGGGAGCGGCCATCAGTTCATGTTCATCGACCTCGACCATTTCAAGCTGGTCAACGACACCGGCGGGCACGCCGCCGGCGACGCCCTGCTGAAGCGGGTCGCCGAGGCCGTGCGCGGCGTGCTCGGGCCTGAAGACATCGTCGCGCGCCTGGGTGGCGACGAATTCGCGGTCATCCTGAAATCGGGTTCGACCGCGGGCGCCAGGATCGCGGCACGCTCCATCATCGATGCGATAGCCGGCCTGAACTTCACCTGGGATGGCCGACCGCATGCGATCGGCGCCAGCATCGGGCTGGCGGCGATCAACGGCCATTGCGGCGAGGCGGACGAGATCATCGCAAGGGCCGACGCCGCCTGCTACGCGGCCAAGGCTGCCGGCCGCGGATGCGTTTCCGTGGCGCCGGATGACAGGCTCACCGACGACAAGCCAGAGCCGTTTGCCGCAGCCTCCTGA
- a CDS encoding RNA polymerase sigma factor, which translates to MSGKDEAELSRLLRAAIAGDERAYADFLHRIAALVRGFVRRKIVQGGVDPEDVVQETLLAIHVKRHTWRQDAPVLPWIYAIARFKLIDAFRRRGRRIEIDVDDIAETFAEPETETVSERDINRALDGLPPAQRSVVSAVSVEGRSIGETAAKFGISETAVRVSLHRGLAAIAKRFGQGRFGRE; encoded by the coding sequence GTGAGCGGCAAGGACGAGGCCGAGCTTTCCCGGCTGTTACGGGCCGCGATCGCGGGAGATGAAAGGGCCTACGCCGACTTTCTGCACCGGATTGCCGCGCTGGTGCGCGGTTTTGTCCGGCGCAAGATCGTGCAGGGCGGGGTCGATCCCGAGGATGTCGTGCAGGAAACCTTGCTGGCCATTCATGTGAAACGGCATACCTGGCGCCAGGATGCGCCGGTGCTGCCGTGGATCTATGCGATCGCCCGCTTCAAGCTGATCGATGCGTTCCGGCGGCGTGGACGACGCATCGAGATCGATGTCGACGATATCGCCGAAACCTTCGCCGAGCCGGAGACCGAAACCGTCAGCGAGCGCGACATCAACCGGGCCTTGGACGGGTTGCCGCCGGCGCAGCGATCCGTGGTCTCGGCCGTATCGGTGGAAGGCCGCTCGATCGGCGAAACGGCAGCGAAGTTCGGCATCAGCGAGACGGCGGTGCGTGTGTCGCTGCATCGCGGGCTTGCCGCCATAGCCAAGCGATTCGGGCAGGGCCGGTTTGGGCGGGAGTGA